The Arachis hypogaea cultivar Tifrunner chromosome 16, arahy.Tifrunner.gnm2.J5K5, whole genome shotgun sequence genome contains a region encoding:
- the LOC112757502 gene encoding uncharacterized protein, translating into MGMISQDHAKLDSDTIADAIRPLVKADPSIKVKSVIAEVQGKFNYTVSYRKAWLAKQKAVTKIFGDWEVFYQTLPVWLKAMTVKMPRSRVQIKTLPVYRESEEVQGVRVLHRIFWSFYPCIVAFKHCKPLVQVDGTHLYGKYKGALLVAVAQDENQNIVPIAFAIVEGKTADAWEFFLTNLWRYVVTIDGVGIISDRHTSIDAAIARSNGAWSPPRVWHMYCIRHIRSNFLRRFKAPYLHKLVAILGRSRSTTKTTKGLKSGVRHILNGVGVERWVLAFDSGYHWGHMTTNLVECINYVLKGARNLLVTALVRSTFYRLNELFTRKSTEAHERRRNGFTYSEFATKRVEKNFRRAGNIVVNRFDRCNEMFEVRKMQDGTIYTANLAQRHCDCGHFQVERLPCRHVLACCAN; encoded by the exons ATGGGCAtgatttcacaagatcatgccaagttggactcAGACACAATTGCAGATGCCATTAGGCCGTTGGTCAAAGCAGACCCCTCGATAAAGGTGAAGTCTGTTATTGCAGAAGTTCAAGGCAAGTTCAACTATACTGTGAGTTACcgcaaggcttggttggcaaagcagaaagctGTCACAAAAATTTTCGGTGATTGGGAAGTTTTTTACCAGACTTTGCCAGTATGGTTGAAAGCAATGACAGTGAAGATGCCAAGGTCTCGTGTTCAAATTAAAACGCTCCCCGTTTACCGTGAGAGTGAGGAGGTTCAAGGTGTAAGAGTTCTGCACCGCATTTTTTGGAGCTTCTATCCATGTATTGTAGCATTCAAACACTGCAAGCCACTGGTGCAGGTTGATGGCACGCACCTGTACGGAAAATATAAAGGAGCACTTCTAGTAGCGGTTGCACAAGATGAGAATCAAAACAttgtgcctattgcatttgcgaTTGTCGAGGGCAAGACAGCAGACGCGTGGGAGTTTTTCCTAACCAATTTGTGGAGATATGTTGTTACCATTGATGGTGTGGGTATTATTTCTGACCGTCATACCTCCATCGATGCTGCAATAGCTCGCAGTAACGGTGCATGGTCACCACCAAGGGTGTGGCACATGTATTGCATCAGGCACATCAGGTCCAACTTCTTAAGGAGGTTCAAGGCTCCATATTTGCATAAACTCGTG GCTATTCTAGGACGGAGTAGGAGTACAACAAAAACTACCAAAGGCTTAAAGAGCGGGGTGAGGCATATACTCAATGGTGTGGGTGTTGAGAGATGGGTGTTGGCATTCGATAGTGGTTATCATTGGGGACATATGACGACAAACTTGGTAGAGTGCATAAATTATGTCCTGAAGGGTGCACGCAACCTTCTTGTAACTGCCCTTGTCCGGTCAACTTTTTACCGGCTGAATGAGTTGTTCACTCGGAAGAGTACCGAGGCTCATGAGCGTCGCCGCAACGGATTCACGTATTCAGAATTTGCAACAAAGAGAGTTGAGAAAAACTTCCGACGTGCAGGAAACATTGTGGTCAACCGGTTCGATAGATGCAACGAGATGTTTGAGGTTCGCAAAATGCAAGATGGTACCATTTACACTGCTAACCTTGCGCAACGACACTGCGACTGTGGCCATTTCCAGGTCGAGCGACTTCCATGTCGCCACGTGCTTGCATGTTGCGCCAACTAA